One genomic segment of Clostridium estertheticum subsp. estertheticum includes these proteins:
- a CDS encoding nucleotidyltransferase domain-containing protein — protein MIKTILQYQKAFNSVVDRMKIDKSVLSVMVFGSMVTGDLWEESDIDFIVIVDKNYDEIRNLYSQEEGISVHVKLMSKEKFIQVYSNNLKGGYLHRIFSSSKLIFSKDMDITVRYDGGRLFPDVDRERWGISFLGKLLKEMGVCKKYLWSDAIYTSYSSATRCIEKYSKLFVNSSGYMISKDVMTMALNLDEDFKLCVDKLFFEKSNIKEVIQETMTFLEQSVDLSIKDNCNLLLNYMREQDKFVSAEEIMSDDLFKEFDIDMEEVLNKLWKRDIIKKESRDFKIDKDNILIKQNVYFV, from the coding sequence ATGATAAAAACTATTTTACAATATCAGAAGGCTTTTAATAGTGTGGTTGACAGGATGAAAATTGATAAATCTGTTTTATCAGTAATGGTTTTTGGAAGTATGGTAACAGGTGATTTATGGGAAGAATCAGATATTGATTTTATCGTAATTGTTGATAAAAATTATGATGAAATTAGGAACTTATATTCGCAGGAAGAAGGCATTTCAGTTCATGTTAAACTTATGAGTAAGGAAAAATTTATTCAAGTTTATTCTAATAATTTAAAAGGTGGATATTTGCATAGGATTTTCTCGTCATCAAAGTTAATATTTTCAAAAGATATGGATATAACAGTAAGGTATGACGGTGGCAGACTTTTTCCTGATGTTGATAGAGAACGGTGGGGTATTAGTTTTTTAGGTAAATTATTAAAAGAAATGGGAGTTTGTAAAAAATATTTATGGAGTGATGCTATATATACTTCATACAGTTCTGCAACAAGGTGTATAGAAAAGTACTCAAAGCTGTTTGTTAATTCATCTGGGTATATGATTAGCAAGGATGTTATGACTATGGCACTTAATTTAGATGAAGACTTTAAACTTTGCGTTGATAAATTGTTTTTTGAAAAATCAAATATAAAAGAGGTAATCCAAGAAACAATGACGTTTTTAGAACAGAGTGTAGACTTAAGTATTAAGGATAATTGTAATTTGCTTTTGAACTATATGCGGGAACAAGATAAGTTTGTAAGTGCCGAAGAAATTATGTCGGATGATTTGTTTAAGGAATTTGATATAGATATGGAAGAAGTTCTTAATAAACTATGGAAAAGAGATATTATTAAAAAAGAAAGTAGAGATTTTAAGATAGATAAGGACAATATATTGATTAAGCAAAATGTGTATTTCGTTTAA
- the hflX gene encoding GTPase HflX: MIYGNIDGVKNSILNKLEKACELSVSKDSILSVELVDILVEVTQNLDREVSAAIDRKGQIISMGIGDSSTVELPIIDIREGRLSGVKIIHTHPNGNSRLSALDMSALVKLKLDCIVAIGVSPEKENLKYNIGFCGIDKGILVEEEVGPISLNEVIEYDILDKIKYIEKLMKTCDVIEDDTERAILVGIGSEEDLVELTELARACNVETVDAILQNRHKIDAALYIGRGKAEEIAGLRQALRANLVIFDDELSGSQVRNLEEVLGCKVIDRTTLILEIFARRARTREAKIQVELAQLKYRLPRLTGLGTMLSRTGAGIGTRGPGEKKLEIDKRRIREGIFDLNKELAKIRTTRSVQREKRSRESISKVSLVGYTNSGKSTLRNALCDVAALKSVAQKDKVFEADMLFATLDVTTRALVLPDNRVAAVTDTVGFIRKLPHDLVEAFKSTLEEVVYSDLLLHVVDVSSETAELQIEAVDGVLTELNVIDKPVILVLNKIDKASPENILKIKEKYKELKCIEISAKNGTNLDGLLKHVCTDLPYTLKKIDVLIPYTDQSMVAYLHRGSMVDSEEYNEEGTLMSVRGDDEVYNKCKKYILN, encoded by the coding sequence ATGATATATGGAAATATAGATGGAGTTAAAAATTCAATTTTAAATAAATTAGAAAAGGCTTGTGAATTAAGCGTTTCTAAAGATTCTATTTTATCTGTTGAATTGGTAGATATATTAGTTGAGGTAACACAAAATCTAGATAGAGAAGTTAGTGCAGCTATAGATAGAAAGGGCCAGATTATAAGTATGGGTATTGGCGATAGTAGTACTGTTGAACTGCCTATAATTGATATTAGAGAAGGACGTTTATCAGGGGTTAAAATAATACACACCCATCCAAATGGCAATTCTAGACTGTCAGCGCTTGATATGTCAGCACTTGTAAAACTAAAATTAGATTGTATAGTGGCTATTGGAGTAAGTCCGGAAAAGGAAAATTTAAAATACAACATAGGTTTTTGTGGAATAGATAAGGGTATTTTAGTAGAAGAAGAAGTGGGTCCAATAAGTTTAAATGAAGTAATTGAATATGATATTTTAGACAAAATTAAATACATTGAAAAATTAATGAAAACGTGTGACGTTATTGAAGATGATACAGAACGAGCTATTTTAGTAGGGATAGGTAGTGAAGAGGATTTAGTTGAACTCACGGAACTTGCAAGAGCATGTAATGTAGAGACTGTAGACGCCATACTTCAAAATAGACATAAAATAGATGCAGCTTTATATATAGGAAGAGGAAAAGCTGAAGAAATAGCAGGTCTAAGGCAAGCATTAAGAGCAAATCTAGTTATATTTGATGATGAATTATCAGGTTCTCAAGTAAGAAACTTGGAAGAAGTTCTTGGGTGTAAGGTAATAGACAGAACTACGCTAATTTTAGAGATTTTTGCACGAAGAGCAAGAACCAGGGAAGCCAAAATACAAGTTGAGCTTGCACAATTAAAATATAGATTACCAAGATTAACTGGACTTGGAACAATGCTTTCAAGGACAGGTGCTGGAATTGGAACAAGAGGACCAGGAGAGAAAAAGTTAGAAATTGATAAAAGGCGAATAAGAGAAGGTATTTTTGATTTAAACAAAGAATTAGCAAAAATAAGAACAACGAGAAGTGTACAAAGGGAGAAGAGAAGTCGAGAAAGCATCTCAAAAGTATCTTTAGTAGGATACACTAATTCTGGTAAATCAACGCTTAGAAATGCATTGTGTGATGTAGCAGCATTAAAAAGTGTTGCTCAAAAGGACAAAGTGTTTGAAGCAGATATGCTCTTTGCAACACTAGACGTAACAACAAGAGCACTAGTATTACCTGATAATAGAGTGGCAGCAGTAACGGATACAGTAGGTTTTATAAGGAAACTCCCTCATGACTTAGTTGAAGCTTTTAAATCAACGCTTGAAGAAGTGGTATACTCTGATTTGTTGTTACATGTTGTAGATGTATCATCTGAAACTGCAGAGCTACAAATAGAGGCTGTAGATGGTGTATTGACAGAATTAAACGTAATTGATAAACCAGTGATATTGGTGTTAAATAAAATTGATAAAGCATCGCCAGAAAATATTTTGAAAATCAAAGAAAAATATAAGGAATTAAAATGTATAGAGATATCGGCTAAAAATGGTACGAATTTGGATGGACTATTAAAACATGTTTGCACAGATCTTCCATACACTCTTAAAAAAATTGATGTGCTTATTCCATACACTGATCAGTCTATGGTTGCATATTTACATAGGGGTTCAATGGTTGATTCAGAAGAGTACAATGAGGAAGGAACACTTATGTCAGTACGAGGAGATGATGAAGTTTACAATAAATGCAAGAAATACATTTTAAATTAG
- the hpt gene encoding hypoxanthine phosphoribosyltransferase, which produces MNDKKINILISKDQINERIEQLGTEISKDYFGKKLYVLSLLRGSFIYTADLVRQITVPTKIGFMTTSSYGDDEESKGLVNIVNDIPDNISGFDVLIVDDIVDTGLTMDFVVNHVRSLGAASVKTCVLLNKIERRKVEITPDYYCFEIPDLFVVGYGLNYGDYYRNIPYIFNWED; this is translated from the coding sequence TTGAATGATAAAAAAATAAATATTCTTATATCAAAAGATCAAATTAATGAACGAATTGAACAACTTGGTACTGAAATTTCCAAAGATTATTTCGGGAAAAAATTATATGTCCTATCATTGCTCAGAGGTAGCTTTATATATACTGCAGACCTTGTACGTCAAATCACTGTACCTACAAAAATAGGCTTTATGACAACTTCAAGTTATGGAGATGACGAAGAATCAAAAGGACTCGTTAATATTGTAAATGACATACCTGACAATATTTCTGGGTTTGATGTATTAATAGTTGATGATATTGTTGATACTGGTTTAACTATGGATTTCGTTGTGAATCACGTTAGATCTTTAGGCGCTGCTAGTGTTAAAACTTGTGTTCTTTTAAATAAGATAGAAAGAAGAAAGGTTGAAATAACCCCTGATTACTATTGCTTTGAGATTCCAGATCTTTTTGTAGTTGGTTATGGATTAAATTATGGAGACTATTATAGAAATATACCATACATATTTAATTGGGAAGATTAA
- the yunB gene encoding sporulation protein YunB encodes MNINNKIKGRILIIIAIVMINFTIFIYIFDRTTMPTVMAVADSEMRAKATEIVNKAIIDEYSNQFNYDEIIKVDKDSVGNIVMLKADTLKMNKIACDVALKSQKELMKLGDVGIKVPIGYITRNNILSYYGPSVNIKMQPIGHVETKYSSEFESAGINQTRHKIYVKVKTTVRVIIPLKSNDIEVTNEVPIAETIIVGKTPNTSVQLDLNGTGFKLGNSN; translated from the coding sequence ATGAATATTAATAATAAAATTAAAGGTAGAATATTAATAATTATAGCCATAGTTATGATTAATTTTACAATATTCATATATATTTTTGATAGAACTACAATGCCAACTGTAATGGCAGTGGCAGATTCAGAAATGAGAGCAAAAGCAACTGAGATTGTAAATAAAGCAATTATAGATGAATATTCAAATCAATTTAACTATGATGAGATAATAAAGGTGGATAAAGATTCTGTTGGAAATATCGTAATGCTGAAAGCGGATACTTTGAAAATGAATAAAATAGCTTGCGATGTTGCACTAAAGTCACAAAAGGAATTAATGAAATTGGGCGATGTAGGAATCAAGGTTCCAATAGGATACATAACAAGAAATAATATTCTATCTTATTATGGACCTAGTGTTAATATCAAAATGCAGCCTATAGGACATGTAGAAACTAAATATTCATCGGAGTTTGAAAGTGCGGGTATAAATCAAACAAGACATAAGATTTATGTTAAGGTAAAAACTACAGTTAGAGTAATTATACCTTTGAAAAGTAATGATATTGAGGTAACAAATGAGGTGCCAATTGCTGAAACTATTATAGTTGGTAAAACACCTAATACTTCAGTTCAATTAGATTTAAATGGAACTGGATTTAAACTAGGAAATAGCAATTAA
- a CDS encoding transglycosylase domain-containing protein produces the protein MDKKGTSQKKKKKAEKHVFKKLIFTILIIALTISVAIGGVVLAMIKTAPSLNINEFLKLDEITVLLDDSGKLMDEYVISQRRINVPISDVPVNLQEAFISIEDFRFATHPGIDIKRLAGSIFNDIKIKITGSGQSLQGASTITQQLVKYRIFLEDSIENRTSIKRKVQEIYLSLQIEKVLTKSQILETYMNTIFLGGNAHGIEAASQQYFNKPVKTLTLKQSAFIASAAQNPSVSYSMATKSFETKTAFDSTRTKAVLTNMYKYNKISKVQFDSAMAEKLTFSFSKKNANKMNYEFFSRPALLQVTNDLMKKYKISQKEASSMLMYDGVNIYTTMNRNMQNTSQSLIDAPMNSPQANIQASCVIMDYHTGEVKTIIGGRNVTVPGSYNRAAYDDKFLRAPGSSIKPLTVYSPAIDTKIATASTVIEDSPIPSPGYNPNNDDYKYKGYLTLRDSLMYSDNVAAVKFENMIGIKTGVSYGEKFGLNLDSVDANSPAAMALGQLNSGTNPLTMADAYGVFGNSGNRTTPRLYTKVVDRTGKVLLDTKPVATHVLSPQSAYIMYDLLKGPVSSPHGTGSNAIFSNMPVRGKTGTSSNSKDLWFVGLTPYYSAAVWIGTDKADEIVGLNSNDTAQLWGKLMKEAHTSLPVKDVDMPSGISSLSVSKDSGNIPTDLTIADPRGDRVYSELFIDGTQPTTLDSIHVAAKVTRDSSGNYVLASEYTPIWKIETKVFIKRDHVPNAHLDDSAFVLPTAVDNSSGSFSAPSVVTPNIPSTTPEITPPVTTPKTNGQNNTTTGGGNLNQNTPIDNTYPNQNNDTTTHKTR, from the coding sequence ATGGATAAAAAAGGAACTTCTCAGAAAAAGAAAAAAAAAGCTGAGAAGCATGTTTTTAAAAAACTTATTTTTACCATTCTAATTATAGCCTTAACAATAAGTGTAGCCATCGGTGGAGTAGTATTAGCTATGATTAAGACGGCTCCTAGTTTAAATATTAATGAATTTTTAAAATTAGATGAAATTACTGTATTATTAGATGATTCCGGAAAACTTATGGATGAATATGTTATTTCACAAAGAAGAATTAATGTACCTATTAGTGATGTTCCAGTTAATCTTCAGGAAGCATTTATAAGTATTGAAGATTTCAGATTTGCAACGCATCCAGGTATTGATATAAAAAGGTTAGCTGGTTCTATATTTAATGATATAAAAATAAAAATAACTGGAAGTGGTCAAAGTCTTCAAGGAGCTTCAACAATAACTCAACAGTTGGTCAAATACAGAATATTTTTAGAAGATTCTATTGAAAACAGGACTTCTATAAAAAGAAAAGTTCAAGAAATCTATTTATCACTACAAATAGAAAAAGTATTAACCAAGTCCCAAATTTTAGAGACATATATGAATACTATTTTTCTAGGAGGAAATGCTCATGGTATAGAAGCGGCGTCACAACAATATTTTAATAAACCTGTTAAGACCTTAACCTTAAAACAGTCTGCTTTTATAGCTAGTGCTGCACAAAACCCTAGTGTTTCATATTCTATGGCAACTAAATCATTTGAAACTAAAACAGCTTTTGATTCAACTAGAACCAAAGCAGTCTTAACTAATATGTATAAATATAATAAAATTAGTAAAGTACAATTTGACTCAGCCATGGCTGAGAAATTAACTTTTAGTTTTTCAAAAAAAAATGCAAACAAGATGAACTATGAGTTCTTTTCAAGACCTGCACTCCTTCAAGTTACTAATGATCTAATGAAAAAATATAAGATTAGCCAAAAGGAAGCATCTTCAATGCTTATGTATGATGGTGTAAACATTTATACAACCATGAATAGGAATATGCAAAACACATCACAAAGTTTAATTGATGCTCCTATGAACTCTCCACAAGCAAACATACAAGCCTCATGTGTTATCATGGATTACCATACAGGTGAAGTTAAAACTATTATAGGTGGACGAAATGTTACAGTTCCTGGCTCTTATAACAGAGCCGCCTATGATGATAAATTTTTAAGGGCTCCTGGATCAAGTATTAAGCCCTTAACCGTATATAGTCCAGCTATTGATACAAAAATAGCTACAGCTTCTACCGTTATTGAAGATTCCCCTATACCTTCCCCTGGATACAATCCAAATAACGATGATTATAAATATAAGGGATATTTAACTCTGCGCGATTCCTTAATGTATTCTGATAACGTTGCTGCTGTGAAATTCGAAAATATGATTGGTATCAAAACTGGCGTTTCATACGGCGAAAAATTTGGATTGAATCTTGATAGTGTGGATGCCAATAGTCCAGCTGCTATGGCCCTTGGTCAATTAAATAGTGGAACTAATCCTCTTACTATGGCAGATGCGTACGGTGTTTTTGGTAATAGTGGAAATCGAACTACTCCAAGATTATATACTAAAGTGGTCGATAGAACTGGTAAAGTACTGCTTGATACAAAACCTGTAGCGACACATGTTTTGTCACCTCAAAGTGCTTATATAATGTATGATTTATTAAAAGGACCTGTAAGCAGCCCACATGGTACTGGTTCGAATGCCATCTTTAGTAACATGCCTGTTCGAGGTAAAACTGGTACTTCTTCTAATTCAAAAGATTTATGGTTTGTTGGTTTAACTCCATATTACTCTGCTGCGGTTTGGATTGGAACTGATAAAGCAGATGAAATTGTAGGACTTAATAGTAATGATACTGCGCAATTATGGGGGAAACTCATGAAAGAGGCTCATACTTCTCTTCCAGTAAAGGACGTTGATATGCCTTCTGGCATCTCCTCCTTATCCGTATCAAAGGATTCAGGTAATATACCAACAGATTTAACTATTGCAGATCCTAGGGGCGATAGAGTTTACTCTGAGCTATTTATTGATGGAACTCAGCCTACAACTCTTGACAGCATACATGTTGCCGCTAAAGTCACAAGGGATTCAAGTGGTAACTATGTTCTAGCATCAGAATATACACCAATTTGGAAAATTGAAACAAAGGTTTTTATAAAGAGGGATCATGTTCCTAATGCACATTTAGACGACTCTGCTTTCGTATTACCAACAGCAGTTGATAACTCTTCGGGTTCTTTTTCTGCTCCTTCAGTTGTCACTCCAAATATTCCATCAACTACCCCTGAAATAACACCCCCTGTTACTACTCCTAAAACTAATGGACAAAATAACACTACAACTGGCGGTGGTAATTTGAACCAAAATACACCTATTGATAATACTTATCCTAATCAAAATAATGACACTACTACACATAAAACAAGATAA
- the spoVAE gene encoding stage V sporulation protein AE: protein MNNYIMVFIVGGLICVIGQILMDTTKLTPARILVVFVTGGVILGALNIYDVVIKYGKAGGSIPLPGFGYSLAKSVMKEVDEFGLIGAFTGGIKGTAGGITAAIFFGYIMALIFNPKTK, encoded by the coding sequence ATGAATAATTACATTATGGTTTTTATAGTTGGAGGACTTATATGTGTAATAGGTCAAATACTTATGGATACAACTAAACTTACTCCTGCTAGGATATTGGTTGTATTTGTAACGGGTGGTGTAATACTAGGAGCATTAAATATATATGATGTAGTAATCAAATATGGGAAAGCGGGTGGGAGTATACCTCTGCCTGGGTTTGGATATAGTTTGGCTAAGAGTGTAATGAAAGAAGTAGATGAGTTTGGTCTCATAGGTGCTTTTACAGGAGGTATAAAGGGTACTGCAGGCGGTATTACTGCTGCAATTTTCTTTGGATATATAATGGCATTGATTTTTAATCCTAAAACTAAATAA
- the spoVAD gene encoding stage V sporulation protein AD — protein sequence MGRRIGLQTVEIESKPRIIGTYNIVGPKEGQGPLKEYFDEIIKDDLNGTESFEKAETSLLYTAISESIKKAKLKEVDINYLLAGDLLNQLSSSCFAARDLDIPFIGLYGACSTMAESLSIGSMIMEGGLANYVVAATSSHFSSAERQFRLPLEMGSQRPPTSQWTVTGAGSMVLGKKGKFPYVTHITTGKVKDYGIIDVNNMGVAMAPAAVDTIKQHFMDTNRKPSDYDLIATGDLGIIGKEFTEKLLLEYKYDMRGHYIDCGEIIFDASRQGTNAGGSGCGCSAVVATGYLLKNMLKGKFKRILLVSTGALLSSTSTLQGETIPGIAHAVSIEFGGE from the coding sequence ATGGGTAGAAGAATTGGTCTTCAAACAGTAGAAATTGAAAGCAAACCTAGAATTATTGGTACCTATAATATAGTTGGTCCTAAAGAGGGACAGGGACCATTAAAAGAATATTTCGATGAAATTATAAAAGATGATCTTAATGGAACTGAAAGCTTTGAAAAAGCTGAAACAAGTCTTTTATATACTGCTATATCAGAGAGTATAAAAAAAGCAAAGTTGAAAGAAGTTGATATCAATTATTTATTAGCGGGTGATTTATTAAATCAGTTATCATCTTCATGTTTTGCTGCTAGAGATTTAGACATACCGTTTATAGGTCTATATGGAGCTTGTTCAACTATGGCAGAGTCTTTAAGCATTGGTTCAATGATAATGGAAGGTGGCCTAGCTAATTATGTTGTAGCAGCTACCTCCTCACATTTTTCTTCAGCGGAAAGGCAATTTAGATTACCACTTGAAATGGGAAGTCAGAGACCACCAACATCACAATGGACTGTGACAGGCGCAGGTTCAATGGTTTTAGGTAAAAAAGGTAAATTCCCTTATGTTACTCATATTACAACTGGAAAAGTTAAAGACTATGGAATAATTGATGTGAATAATATGGGAGTTGCAATGGCACCAGCAGCAGTGGACACTATTAAACAACATTTTATGGATACTAATAGAAAGCCTTCTGATTATGATCTTATTGCTACTGGAGATTTAGGGATTATAGGAAAGGAGTTTACAGAAAAATTATTACTTGAATACAAATATGATATGAGAGGTCATTATATTGATTGTGGTGAGATAATCTTTGATGCTTCAAGGCAAGGAACTAATGCTGGTGGCAGTGGTTGTGGTTGTTCTGCGGTGGTTGCAACAGGGTATCTACTTAAAAATATGCTGAAAGGAAAATTTAAAAGGATTCTGTTAGTTTCAACGGGGGCTCTTTTAAGTTCTACTTCAACTTTGCAGGGTGAAACAATACCAGGAATTGCTCATGCTGTTTCAATAGAGTTTGGGGGTGAATAA
- the spoVAC gene encoding stage V sporulation protein AC yields the protein MKVKEKAIRKKFDKLNSNNIPKPNLLKHCFNAFWIGGLICVIGQFISDIFSKFGVPKDELGTYVSIVMVFLGAALTGIGVYDKLGDFAGAGSVVPITGFANSIVSPAMEFKKEGFVFGVAAKMFTIAGPVLVYGIGSSVIVGILYYFLRW from the coding sequence ATGAAGGTAAAAGAAAAAGCCATAAGAAAAAAATTCGATAAGCTTAATTCAAATAACATTCCAAAGCCCAATTTACTAAAGCACTGTTTTAATGCCTTTTGGATTGGAGGATTAATATGTGTAATTGGACAATTTATAAGTGATATTTTTTCGAAATTTGGTGTTCCAAAGGATGAGCTAGGGACGTATGTCTCTATAGTTATGGTGTTTTTAGGTGCAGCACTTACGGGTATTGGTGTATATGATAAGTTGGGTGACTTTGCAGGTGCAGGTTCTGTTGTACCAATTACTGGGTTTGCAAATTCAATTGTCTCACCTGCAATGGAGTTTAAAAAAGAAGGTTTTGTTTTTGGCGTTGCAGCTAAAATGTTTACTATTGCAGGACCTGTTCTAGTTTATGGAATTGGTTCATCTGTAATTGTAGGAATTTTATATTATTTTTTAAGGTGGTGA
- the sigF gene encoding RNA polymerase sporulation sigma factor SigF: MDQEIVKKSNYNYEDNMQLIQMARNGEPGALDTLVEMNLPLVSSISKKFLNRGYEYDDIFQIGCIGLVKAINNFDTKYNVKFSTYAVPMIMGEIKRFLRDDGIIKVSRSVKNTARQLHYDKDTLTKKLGRDPTIDELSVFCNIEKEDIVYALESASNMLYLFDTIHQDDGAPVLLIDKLSEKYEEDNQVLDKISLKEALRKLDAKSRQIIMLRYFKDNTQIQVAKKMGISQVQVSRIEKKVLKIMREKLI; this comes from the coding sequence ATGGATCAAGAAATAGTAAAAAAAAGTAACTATAATTATGAAGATAATATGCAACTTATTCAAATGGCTAGAAATGGAGAACCTGGTGCACTGGACACTTTAGTAGAAATGAATTTGCCATTAGTTTCATCTATAAGTAAAAAATTTTTAAATAGGGGATATGAGTATGATGATATCTTCCAGATAGGTTGTATTGGACTCGTAAAAGCAATTAATAATTTTGATACTAAGTATAATGTGAAATTTTCCACGTATGCGGTGCCTATGATAATGGGAGAGATTAAAAGATTTCTTAGAGATGATGGAATTATAAAAGTAAGCCGAAGCGTTAAAAATACTGCACGGCAATTGCATTATGATAAAGATACTCTAACCAAAAAATTGGGTAGAGATCCTACAATTGACGAATTGTCGGTTTTTTGCAATATAGAAAAGGAGGATATAGTATACGCATTAGAGTCTGCTAGCAATATGTTGTATTTATTTGATACGATACATCAAGACGATGGTGCACCAGTATTGTTAATTGATAAGTTAAGTGAAAAATATGAAGAAGATAACCAAGTTTTAGATAAAATATCTCTCAAAGAAGCACTTAGAAAACTTGATGCAAAATCAAGGCAAATAATTATGCTCAGATACTTTAAAGATAATACACAAATTCAGGTAGCGAAAAAGATGGGAATTAGCCAAGTGCAGGTATCAAGAATAGAAAAGAAAGTTTTGAAAATAATGAGAGAAAAATTAATTTAG
- the spoIIAB gene encoding anti-sigma F factor, whose amino-acid sequence MCYNKIKIEFLSKSQNESFARVSIAAFASQLDPTIDEITDVKTAVSEAVTNAIIHGYESEEEMITIEAIINGTELTVIVNDTGKGIDNLELAMEPLYTSRPDLERSGMGFTVMETFMDSLEVKSDKGRGTSIIMKKIFNPLS is encoded by the coding sequence ATGTGTTACAATAAAATTAAGATAGAATTTTTAAGTAAATCACAGAATGAAAGTTTCGCAAGAGTATCAATAGCAGCATTTGCTTCACAATTAGATCCTACAATTGACGAAATCACCGATGTTAAAACAGCGGTATCAGAAGCAGTTACTAATGCAATTATTCATGGATATGAAAGTGAAGAGGAAATGATAACTATTGAAGCCATTATTAATGGCACGGAATTGACAGTAATAGTTAATGATACAGGGAAAGGAATTGATAATTTAGAGCTAGCTATGGAGCCACTATACACTTCTCGTCCAGACCTGGAGAGGTCTGGAATGGGTTTTACTGTAATGGAGACTTTTATGGACAGTCTGGAAGTAAAGTCTGACAAAGGTAGGGGAACAAGTATAATAATGAAAAAAATATTTAATCCTTTAAGTTAG
- the spoIIAA gene encoding anti-sigma F factor antagonist yields the protein MHLNFENSEDKLIVYMSGELDHHSAEEVRNIIDDRLERDSYNKLIMDFGEVTFMDSSGIGVVIGRYKKLHTRNGKVCVTNIKSSVKRVFELSGMFKIIMLYDDVKQAVNNI from the coding sequence ATGCATTTAAATTTTGAAAATAGTGAAGATAAGTTGATAGTTTACATGTCTGGAGAATTAGACCACCATAGTGCTGAGGAAGTTAGGAATATTATAGATGATAGGTTAGAACGAGATAGTTATAACAAATTAATTATGGATTTTGGAGAAGTGACATTTATGGATAGCTCTGGTATTGGTGTAGTTATTGGAAGATACAAAAAGTTACATACGAGAAATGGAAAAGTATGTGTAACTAATATTAAATCTTCAGTTAAAAGGGTATTTGAACTGTCAGGAATGTTTAAGATTATCATGTTATATGATGACGTAAAGCAAGCTGTAAACAACATTTAG